The following are encoded together in the Novipirellula galeiformis genome:
- a CDS encoding acyltransferase family protein has translation MMTPRSQSEAANHGVAEPVWKKGSHLPELDGLRGFAILIVTLYRFGKEFPVETTAGKLIGLLLSQGDRGVELFFVLSGFLITGILIDAKNRPHYFRNFIARRSLRIFPLYFCSLLLIVVGAELLPELHEMFATPLGNQFYLWTYLVNVKMSIENEWCFGYLDHFWSLAVEEHFYFVWPLVVLCIRSTYLLRVAVGLAILSALSRIAFVLITHHGIAADVFTIFRIDALLVGSVIASLARSQRGLEPLRKWLPITLAGCATIIVSGLVLKKGLFTIPLSVWPTIWGCILVWLLTANRSDALARLFNSAALRSLGKYSYAMYVFQNPLIPMMSAVLSVAALTSSVGNPVVGHLLYIALMSSVTYMAAIVSWNLLERHFLKLKKYFPSHPAV, from the coding sequence CCGAACCGGTTTGGAAAAAAGGTTCACATCTACCGGAACTCGACGGACTGCGTGGTTTCGCGATCCTAATCGTGACACTCTATCGGTTCGGGAAAGAGTTCCCTGTGGAAACGACCGCAGGCAAACTGATTGGGTTGTTGTTGAGCCAAGGGGATCGGGGCGTGGAGCTGTTCTTTGTCCTCTCTGGCTTTCTCATCACCGGCATCTTGATCGACGCAAAGAATCGTCCTCACTACTTTCGTAATTTCATCGCCCGTCGCAGCCTGCGGATCTTTCCCCTCTACTTCTGCAGCTTGCTATTGATCGTTGTCGGCGCGGAACTGCTTCCGGAGCTGCATGAGATGTTTGCGACGCCGCTGGGGAATCAGTTCTATCTGTGGACGTATCTGGTCAACGTCAAGATGAGCATCGAAAATGAGTGGTGCTTTGGGTACCTCGATCACTTTTGGTCACTCGCGGTGGAGGAGCATTTCTACTTTGTTTGGCCACTCGTTGTGCTTTGTATCCGCTCGACCTACCTACTTCGTGTTGCAGTCGGCCTGGCAATCCTTAGCGCTCTGTCACGGATCGCCTTCGTTCTGATAACCCACCATGGCATCGCCGCGGACGTGTTCACGATCTTCCGAATCGATGCGTTATTGGTTGGTTCGGTGATCGCATCACTGGCTCGAAGCCAGCGTGGGCTAGAACCACTTAGAAAATGGTTGCCGATCACCCTGGCGGGTTGTGCCACGATCATCGTTTCTGGACTGGTGCTGAAGAAAGGATTATTCACCATTCCGCTCAGCGTTTGGCCAACGATTTGGGGATGCATCTTGGTTTGGTTGCTGACGGCGAATCGAAGTGACGCGTTGGCTCGATTATTTAACTCGGCTGCGCTGCGGTCACTCGGGAAGTACAGCTACGCGATGTACGTCTTCCAAAACCCATTGATTCCGATGATGTCAGCGGTGTTAAGCGTCGCCGCGTTAACTTCATCGGTCGGCAACCCGGTCGTCGGACACCTACTCTATATTGCGTTGATGTCGTCGGTGACTTACATGGCGGCGATCGTCAGCTGGAATCTATTGGAACGACACTTTCTGAAGCTGAAAAAATACTTCCCAAGTCACCCGGCCGTTTGA
- a CDS encoding 3-hydroxyacyl-CoA dehydrogenase family protein: MNVQLVGVIGLGLMGRGICAALLSRGIPVIAFDTRTDITTEVESHIETALREMKNSAHWRNHFHWASTLEALADCDYVVESLPEDLQLKQRVLKELESLVPVTTPIASNTSALPITVIQQPLENPERVIGMHWAEPCHLTRFLEVIRGEQTNDATTDITMELGKRLGKDPSLVRRDVPGFIVNRLAYAMYREAFWLLENGVADIETIDRSFVNAISVWADVAGPFRWMDLTGLAAYAEVMKRLFPELSQATQPPQLIQDLVQQGACGAASGQGFYSYGPGEAAHWANKLQENVKRVQPHLGHAENSNVVEN; this comes from the coding sequence ATGAACGTGCAACTTGTTGGCGTGATCGGTCTCGGATTGATGGGACGCGGTATCTGCGCGGCCCTCCTCTCGCGTGGAATACCCGTCATCGCGTTTGATACCCGAACGGACATTACGACGGAGGTCGAATCACATATCGAGACCGCGCTGCGTGAAATGAAGAACTCGGCGCATTGGCGGAATCACTTTCATTGGGCGTCGACCTTGGAGGCCTTGGCGGACTGCGACTACGTTGTGGAGAGTTTGCCGGAAGATTTGCAGCTCAAGCAACGTGTGTTGAAAGAGCTGGAGTCATTGGTTCCTGTGACGACTCCGATCGCCAGCAATACTTCGGCGCTGCCGATCACGGTGATTCAACAGCCGCTTGAAAATCCAGAGCGAGTGATCGGAATGCACTGGGCCGAGCCCTGCCATTTGACGCGGTTCCTTGAGGTGATTCGCGGGGAACAGACCAATGATGCGACGACCGATATCACCATGGAATTGGGTAAACGGTTGGGTAAAGACCCGAGTTTGGTCCGCCGCGATGTACCAGGGTTCATTGTGAATCGGTTGGCTTATGCGATGTACCGCGAGGCTTTTTGGTTGTTAGAGAACGGGGTTGCCGATATCGAGACAATCGATCGATCGTTCGTCAATGCGATTTCGGTTTGGGCGGATGTCGCGGGGCCCTTTCGGTGGATGGACCTGACTGGACTGGCTGCCTATGCCGAAGTCATGAAACGACTCTTTCCTGAGCTCAGCCAGGCGACCCAGCCACCTCAATTGATTCAGGATTTAGTTCAGCAGGGGGCATGTGGCGCGGCTAGCGGTCAAGGCTTCTACTCATACGGCCCAGGCGAAGCGGCGCATTGGGCAAACAAGTTGCAGGAGAATGTGAAACGAGTCCAACCGCATTTGGGTCACGCCGAAAACTCAAATGTCGTGGAAAACTGA
- a CDS encoding amidohydrolase family protein yields the protein MIIDVHSHVWEYPTHFDDIFRQQAARARGGDEVDLTVRFEDYQATAPDDVTTIVFGGKARRSGLWVDDETVANYVAKHPDRLIGFLSVDPTQSGWMDELRHGHQTLGLRGVKLMPMYSGFAPDSEALEPFWQYTSKHGLPVLLHTGTTFIAQAPLEFTLPRLLDRVAMRFPEQRMILAHLGHPYEGECVAVIRKHQHVYADISALYYRPFQLYQSLMLVQEYGVWDKLMFGTDYPFTNVNDSIAGLCNLNSMLEGTALPRLNEKCLHDMIHRDSLKRLNL from the coding sequence ATGATCATCGACGTACATAGTCATGTGTGGGAATATCCAACCCACTTCGACGATATTTTCCGACAACAAGCGGCGCGGGCACGCGGTGGCGATGAAGTCGATTTGACCGTTCGATTTGAGGATTACCAAGCGACTGCGCCTGACGACGTGACCACGATTGTTTTCGGCGGCAAGGCGAGACGCTCGGGGTTGTGGGTGGACGACGAGACGGTTGCCAATTATGTGGCGAAACATCCCGATCGCTTGATTGGATTTTTGTCGGTCGATCCCACACAATCCGGCTGGATGGACGAACTCCGGCATGGGCACCAAACGCTGGGGCTACGTGGGGTCAAACTGATGCCCATGTATTCCGGGTTTGCGCCCGATAGCGAAGCGCTCGAACCGTTCTGGCAATACACGTCCAAGCATGGGTTGCCGGTTTTGTTGCACACCGGGACGACCTTTATCGCCCAGGCGCCGCTGGAATTTACCCTGCCGCGACTGTTGGATCGGGTAGCCATGCGATTTCCCGAACAACGTATGATCCTGGCCCATCTGGGGCATCCTTATGAAGGCGAGTGTGTGGCGGTGATTCGTAAACACCAACACGTCTACGCGGATATTTCGGCGTTGTACTATCGTCCGTTCCAACTTTATCAATCACTGATGTTGGTGCAAGAATACGGTGTATGGGACAAATTGATGTTCGGCACCGATTACCCGTTCACCAACGTCAACGATTCGATTGCGGGACTTTGCAATCTGAACTCGATGTTAGAAGGCACGGCGCTCCCGCGACTCAACGAGAAGTGTCTACATGACATGATTCATCGTGACTCTTTGAAACGATTGAACCTTTAA
- a CDS encoding dihydrodipicolinate synthase family protein, with protein sequence MNDHQHPLQGVLPVLQTPYFESGEIDFDTLEREIEWLLECGSDGIVVAMVSEVLRLSHTENRELAAFVCRVMDRRGPVVLSVGGESTNIARENAVHAEEVGATAMMAIPPVAVGALGDELLKYYEAIAQSTSLPVIVQDASGYVGKPLSIELQAELLQRLGPEKIYFKPEAPPIGQRLSQLRDATDSQARIFEGTGGIALVDSYRRGIVGTMPGSDLIRGVVALYRALQSGDHQRIYQLSLPISAIVAAQHSLDAFLAIEKHLLVRQGVFRNTIVRGPQAYRLDAETIAEVDRLFDLLCDTLENK encoded by the coding sequence ATGAACGATCATCAACATCCACTTCAGGGCGTGTTGCCTGTCCTACAAACGCCCTATTTTGAATCAGGTGAAATCGACTTTGACACACTTGAGCGAGAGATTGAGTGGTTGCTCGAATGTGGTTCCGATGGGATCGTCGTCGCGATGGTCTCGGAAGTCCTGAGGTTGAGCCATACCGAAAACCGAGAACTTGCTGCCTTTGTTTGTCGAGTGATGGACCGACGAGGGCCCGTTGTACTCAGTGTTGGTGGCGAGTCGACGAACATTGCTCGAGAGAACGCGGTCCATGCCGAGGAAGTAGGAGCGACCGCGATGATGGCCATTCCACCGGTTGCGGTGGGTGCGTTGGGCGACGAGCTGTTGAAGTATTATGAAGCGATCGCCCAGTCCACTTCGCTGCCCGTGATCGTACAGGACGCCAGCGGTTACGTGGGCAAGCCGCTGTCCATCGAACTGCAGGCGGAACTGCTGCAGCGATTGGGTCCCGAGAAGATCTACTTCAAACCAGAAGCCCCACCGATCGGACAACGGCTTTCGCAACTTCGCGACGCGACTGATTCTCAAGCTCGGATTTTCGAGGGGACCGGCGGCATCGCATTAGTCGACAGCTATCGTCGCGGAATTGTCGGAACCATGCCCGGCTCGGATTTGATTCGCGGTGTGGTCGCGTTGTATCGAGCGCTCCAAAGCGGTGATCACCAGCGTATTTATCAGTTATCGCTACCGATCTCGGCGATTGTGGCGGCGCAGCACAGCTTGGATGCCTTTCTGGCGATTGAAAAACATTTGTTGGTACGACAAGGCGTGTTTCGCAATACGATCGTCCGCGGTCCGCAGGCTTACCGCCTCGATGCGGAAACGATCGCTGAGGTTGACCGTCTGTTCGATTTACTCTGTGACACTTTGGAGAACAAATGA
- a CDS encoding alanine racemase, giving the protein MVNTFENAKERVTQTPSLVIDEHTVRQNLSRLQTYADSHKIAIRPHTKTHKSQQLARMQLESGCRGLTVAKVGEAAVMSEVCDDILIAYPAIDLSRRTRIAELARNHTMRVALDSLQGIDSLAESATAAGSCVGVLVDVNVGMNRTGVSTAQEALALATAVARYEGPLRLDGIFFYPGHIWEPAQEQQAPLQEVDERLGEVIELWRSAGLQASIVSGGSTPTAYQSHWVSSQTEIRPGTHILNDMNTVRAGFCDLRDCGAAIVCTIVSTAVSGKAVIDAGSKTLTNDRNVTQPDSGFGHCLEYPAARITRLSEEHGELDLSDCANPPALGERVTIIPNHICPCVNLQTQMQFQTLDGSLTAMEIDTRGMTS; this is encoded by the coding sequence ATGGTAAACACTTTCGAGAATGCCAAAGAACGCGTTACACAAACACCAAGCTTGGTGATCGACGAGCATACCGTTCGTCAAAACTTGAGTCGCCTGCAAACGTATGCCGATTCTCACAAGATTGCCATTCGCCCGCACACCAAGACGCATAAGTCGCAACAACTCGCTCGCATGCAACTCGAGTCGGGGTGCCGTGGTTTGACCGTGGCCAAGGTCGGCGAGGCGGCGGTAATGTCCGAGGTCTGTGATGACATTCTAATCGCTTACCCGGCGATCGATTTGTCACGCCGAACTAGGATTGCGGAACTCGCACGAAATCACACCATGCGAGTTGCGTTGGACTCCTTGCAGGGGATCGATTCGCTGGCAGAATCTGCGACGGCGGCAGGCTCGTGCGTGGGCGTCTTGGTTGATGTCAACGTGGGCATGAATCGTACCGGGGTATCGACAGCGCAAGAGGCGTTGGCACTTGCAACCGCGGTGGCTCGCTACGAGGGGCCGCTTCGGCTCGATGGCATCTTTTTCTATCCGGGACATATCTGGGAACCTGCCCAGGAGCAGCAGGCTCCGTTGCAGGAAGTGGACGAGCGTCTGGGCGAGGTGATTGAATTGTGGCGTTCCGCTGGGCTCCAAGCATCGATTGTTTCGGGGGGCTCCACGCCGACGGCGTACCAATCTCACTGGGTTTCTTCACAAACAGAAATTCGGCCCGGCACCCATATACTCAACGACATGAACACGGTTCGGGCGGGCTTCTGTGACTTGCGCGATTGCGGCGCTGCCATCGTGTGCACCATCGTCAGTACGGCGGTTTCTGGGAAGGCCGTGATTGATGCCGGCTCGAAGACCTTAACGAATGACCGGAATGTGACACAGCCGGACTCCGGGTTCGGCCACTGTCTGGAGTACCCAGCGGCACGCATTACACGCCTGAGCGAAGAACACGGTGAACTCGATCTAAGCGATTGCGCAAATCCGCCCGCCCTTGGTGAACGGGTTACGATCATCCCAAACCATATTTGTCCCTGTGTCAATTTGCAAACCCAAATGCAATTCCAGACGTTGGATGGCAGCTTGACCGCGATGGAGATTGACACTCGCGGCATGACATCATGA
- a CDS encoding SDR family oxidoreductase has product MQAETKLFDLSGLTVLLTGATGHLGRALAHGLAEAGARLVVSSRTMAAAKSVADELPSPSGARHVAAQIDHLDQDSLQNGFERAVAEVGTLDVLIANGHQPTASDWKSVTDDEFNQQMRNATGYFMLARLLREHVVSRSASGNVIFLGSMYGLVGSYPDAYAGIGPASPVAYHALKGGIIHMTRHLAVYWAADKVRVNCLSPGPFPAPTVADELVSNLSQHSPMGRMGRAEELVGPAVFLASNASSYVTGHNLVVDGGWTAW; this is encoded by the coding sequence ATGCAAGCGGAAACCAAACTCTTCGATCTCAGCGGTTTGACTGTGTTACTGACGGGGGCCACCGGACACCTGGGCCGTGCGTTGGCCCATGGACTGGCCGAAGCCGGGGCCAGATTGGTTGTCAGCAGCCGGACAATGGCTGCGGCGAAATCTGTTGCCGACGAATTGCCATCGCCATCCGGCGCGCGGCATGTGGCGGCCCAGATTGATCATCTCGATCAGGACTCGTTGCAAAACGGCTTCGAGCGGGCGGTCGCCGAAGTAGGAACGCTCGATGTGTTGATTGCCAATGGACATCAACCAACGGCATCGGACTGGAAATCAGTGACCGACGATGAGTTCAATCAACAGATGCGAAATGCGACAGGGTATTTCATGTTGGCGCGGCTGTTGCGAGAGCACGTCGTGTCTCGCTCCGCGAGCGGCAACGTCATCTTTCTCGGATCAATGTATGGTTTGGTTGGCTCTTATCCCGATGCCTATGCGGGAATCGGACCGGCCAGTCCGGTGGCATATCATGCGCTCAAAGGCGGGATCATTCACATGACGCGGCACTTGGCGGTCTATTGGGCCGCTGACAAAGTACGGGTGAATTGTCTTTCTCCGGGGCCGTTCCCGGCACCCACGGTTGCCGATGAACTGGTTTCAAATCTATCGCAGCATTCGCCAATGGGCAGGATGGGGCGGGCGGAGGAGCTTGTCGGCCCAGCGGTCTTTTTGGCTAGTAATGCGTCGAGCTATGTCACCGGACATAATCTCGTCGTCGATGGAGGATGGACCGCATGGTAA
- a CDS encoding Gfo/Idh/MocA family protein, whose product MKHHVIVIGAGSIGHRHIRCFGDTKRTAVSFVEPREEIRREIESLYPNVRSFASLDEISDWDQFDAAVIATTAPQHLTHAQAMLERGINVLIEKPLAVDVAEAEAFSRTAEAHGKVIAVAYVYRANPLLVQMRDAIRSGEYGKPLEFIAYGGQHFPTYRPAYRETYYRSHESGGGAIQDALTHVFNVGQFLVGPMEKIVVDADHQVLDGVEVEDTVHALARHRDGVMASYVLNQHQPANEMTMTVVCERGQLRMENHRERWRVCTAPDTDWRDFSLPVPLLRDELFVRQADAFLDAIEGKAAPLCDLQEGLQTLRMNVAAISSWRGGQWEAINHQCEK is encoded by the coding sequence ATGAAACACCATGTCATCGTCATAGGTGCCGGCTCGATTGGCCATCGCCATATCCGTTGCTTCGGAGATACCAAACGGACCGCGGTTTCGTTTGTCGAACCTCGTGAAGAGATCCGACGAGAAATCGAATCGCTCTATCCCAACGTTCGTTCGTTCGCGTCGTTGGATGAGATTTCTGACTGGGATCAGTTCGATGCAGCGGTGATTGCAACGACGGCGCCACAGCACCTGACTCATGCCCAAGCGATGCTGGAACGTGGAATAAACGTGTTGATCGAGAAACCGTTGGCGGTTGATGTCGCAGAGGCAGAGGCGTTTTCACGCACTGCCGAAGCACATGGCAAGGTCATTGCGGTGGCCTATGTTTATCGAGCCAATCCATTGCTAGTGCAAATGCGAGATGCAATTCGATCGGGCGAATACGGTAAGCCGTTGGAGTTCATTGCGTATGGGGGTCAGCACTTTCCCACGTACCGCCCCGCCTATCGCGAGACCTATTATCGCAGCCATGAATCGGGTGGAGGTGCCATTCAGGATGCCTTGACACATGTGTTCAATGTCGGGCAGTTTCTCGTAGGACCGATGGAGAAAATTGTCGTCGATGCGGATCATCAAGTACTCGATGGAGTGGAAGTCGAGGATACGGTGCACGCCCTCGCCCGGCATCGCGATGGAGTCATGGCCAGTTATGTTTTGAATCAACATCAGCCAGCGAATGAGATGACGATGACGGTTGTTTGTGAACGAGGCCAGTTGCGAATGGAAAATCATCGTGAACGATGGCGAGTTTGCACCGCACCGGATACCGATTGGCGTGATTTTTCTCTGCCAGTACCTTTGCTGCGAGATGAGTTGTTTGTGCGTCAGGCAGATGCTTTTTTGGATGCGATCGAAGGCAAAGCAGCACCACTGTGTGATTTGCAGGAAGGACTGCAAACCTTACGCATGAATGTCGCAGCGATTTCGAGCTGGCGGGGCGGCCAGTGGGAAGCAATCAACCACCAATGTGAGAAATGA
- a CDS encoding sodium:solute symporter family transporter, which produces MRWSLTKHRLRTQIVCFPLLSQRTFLLVHQGFFFAAILAATMSSMTSRINSLVGCLTMDFVGRWKPNDAHRKKWSFARRASVMIGMLAGTVAGWFVAFLSASRLWVAPTATWVAIRLVALSIARYHFNLSAQLNS; this is translated from the coding sequence ATGAGATGGTCGTTGACCAAGCACCGCCTACGAACGCAGATCGTGTGTTTTCCACTTTTGTCGCAACGTACTTTCCTGTTGGTGCACCAGGGATTTTTTTTTGCTGCGATCTTAGCAGCCACCATGAGCAGTATGACCAGTAGGATCAACTCACTCGTAGGATGCTTGACGATGGATTTCGTAGGACGATGGAAGCCGAACGATGCACATCGCAAAAAATGGTCGTTCGCACGCAGAGCCTCGGTCATGATTGGTATGTTGGCGGGCACGGTGGCCGGTTGGTTCGTCGCATTTTTGTCAGCGTCGAGGTTGTGGGTTGCTCCCACGGCGACGTGGGTGGCGATCAGGCTGGTTGCCCTCAGTATCGCTCGGTATCATTTCAACTTGTCGGCACAACTTAACTCTTAA
- a CDS encoding LacI family DNA-binding transcriptional regulator, whose translation MAKFTSSGGSSMDDSGVAGGTPPKHEQTRDLIISQIQSGELQAGAALPSEMRLSETLQVARSTVRQALAALERDGLVRRIHGKGTFIHEEASQRLRKPRELFALVVPETETAFYPSLQRSFEQAAAAFHNQVIVCNSNNNLDKQASIVLQLIDLKVAGVAIVPTTSAATPAFHIRQLQKHNIPVVCCSRPVLGTESPLISIPFEKVGGLAGKEIRKAGHRRVAFFSNGVTEASAAYETGLRKSLGSDATITVFTASGCAATDYQSVTEQSATALDKMLASEQPPTAIFCSFDSLAESLYVLLAQRGLRVPQDISVVGVGGVFRGGGLSRHLASVTVDELSLGKQAIELLTRMRRNELAIDSREVRELTLAFSTGNTLGCVPKVGCAR comes from the coding sequence ATGGCAAAGTTTACGAGTTCAGGTGGCAGTTCGATGGACGACTCCGGTGTGGCGGGGGGGACGCCACCCAAACACGAACAGACTCGCGACTTGATTATTTCGCAGATCCAGTCCGGTGAACTCCAAGCCGGGGCTGCGTTGCCATCGGAGATGCGTCTTTCAGAGACTCTGCAGGTGGCTCGTAGCACGGTCAGGCAAGCCTTGGCCGCCTTGGAACGAGATGGCTTGGTGCGGCGGATTCATGGCAAAGGGACCTTCATTCACGAGGAGGCGTCGCAGCGTCTGCGCAAGCCGCGGGAGTTGTTCGCGCTCGTAGTTCCTGAGACGGAGACGGCTTTCTATCCATCGCTGCAGCGGAGTTTTGAGCAAGCGGCCGCAGCGTTTCACAATCAAGTGATCGTCTGTAACTCGAACAATAATTTGGACAAGCAGGCCAGCATTGTCTTGCAGTTGATCGATCTTAAAGTCGCCGGGGTCGCGATCGTGCCAACGACCTCCGCGGCAACGCCTGCGTTCCACATCCGGCAATTGCAAAAGCATAACATTCCTGTGGTGTGTTGTTCGCGTCCGGTGCTGGGCACGGAATCACCCTTGATTTCAATCCCGTTTGAAAAGGTGGGGGGACTCGCTGGTAAGGAGATACGCAAGGCTGGACATCGCAGGGTGGCGTTTTTTAGTAACGGGGTCACCGAAGCGTCGGCGGCTTATGAGACAGGCTTGCGAAAGTCACTCGGCAGCGATGCTACGATCACCGTTTTCACGGCGTCAGGCTGCGCAGCGACAGACTATCAAAGCGTGACGGAGCAAAGTGCCACCGCGCTGGACAAGATGCTCGCGTCCGAACAGCCGCCGACTGCGATTTTTTGTTCGTTCGACTCGTTGGCCGAAAGCCTTTACGTGTTGTTAGCTCAGCGTGGACTACGCGTTCCTCAGGACATTTCGGTCGTCGGTGTCGGCGGTGTCTTTCGCGGCGGCGGGCTGTCGCGTCATTTGGCGTCGGTCACGGTTGATGAGCTTTCGCTCGGTAAACAGGCGATCGAATTGTTAACCCGCATGCGGCGCAATGAGTTAGCGATCGATTCACGCGAGGTGCGGGAACTGACCTTGGCGTTCAGCACTGGGAATACCTTGGGCTGTGTTCCAAAAGTGGGTTGTGCACGATGA
- a CDS encoding exo-alpha-sialidase translates to MYRATLIPVCALAMLLATSVGSGASGGDLELVETRKIWDAGPHNAFTDLVRYQGKWVCGFREAPSHTGGVKDSRIRVIVSGDAQQWESAGVIDDQKRGDIRDAKFALMPDGRLMLLTATQLFDKSKQSHQSHAWFTKDLKSWDGPHDVGDADIWAWGIVFHEDVGYSIGYRTKNPRYVRLYSTQQGTDFDTLVENLGVKDPYPNESVIVFDRDSDKAYCLLRCKGPAQLGVATPPYDNWQWKVADRAIGGPEMIQVPDGRLLAGGRLYDGKVRTSLFWVDPETAELSEALKLPSGGDTSYPGFVIQGDTLYVSYYSSHEGKSSIYLAKVKIPGSDASDAVNDNGS, encoded by the coding sequence ATGTATCGAGCAACTTTGATTCCCGTTTGCGCGCTAGCGATGCTGCTCGCGACTTCAGTGGGCAGTGGTGCATCGGGTGGCGATTTGGAATTAGTCGAAACGCGTAAGATCTGGGATGCGGGGCCACACAACGCGTTTACCGATTTGGTCCGCTATCAGGGAAAATGGGTTTGTGGATTTCGCGAGGCACCATCGCACACGGGCGGTGTGAAGGACTCTCGGATTCGCGTGATTGTCTCCGGCGACGCACAACAGTGGGAATCGGCGGGCGTGATCGATGACCAGAAGCGCGGAGACATTCGCGACGCCAAGTTTGCCTTGATGCCCGACGGTCGATTGATGCTGTTGACCGCGACTCAGTTGTTTGACAAGTCCAAGCAAAGTCATCAGTCACACGCTTGGTTTACCAAGGACTTAAAGAGTTGGGATGGACCGCACGATGTCGGCGATGCGGATATCTGGGCATGGGGGATCGTGTTTCATGAGGATGTCGGCTACTCGATCGGCTATCGCACTAAAAATCCGAGGTATGTCAGGCTGTACTCGACCCAGCAGGGGACGGACTTTGATACTCTCGTCGAGAACCTGGGGGTGAAGGACCCCTATCCCAATGAGAGTGTGATTGTCTTTGATCGGGACAGCGACAAAGCCTACTGTTTGTTGCGCTGCAAAGGACCGGCCCAATTGGGAGTCGCCACGCCGCCTTATGACAATTGGCAGTGGAAAGTCGCCGATCGCGCCATCGGTGGTCCTGAAATGATCCAAGTGCCCGATGGCCGACTGCTTGCTGGCGGACGTTTGTACGACGGCAAAGTGCGAACGTCGCTGTTTTGGGTTGATCCCGAGACGGCGGAGTTAAGCGAAGCCCTCAAGCTGCCCTCAGGAGGTGACACTTCTTATCCCGGTTTTGTGATCCAGGGGGACACCTTGTATGTCAGTTACTATTCGTCGCACGAGGGTAAATCAAGCATCTACCTTGCCAAGGTGAAGATCCCTGGAAGCGACGCCTCGGATGCTGTGAACGATAATGGTTCGTAA
- a CDS encoding DUF1559 family PulG-like putative transporter: MRCFLNRRVVHRGFTLVELLVVIAIIGVLVGLLLPAVQAAREAARRMQCSNQLKQMGLALHNYHDSFGSFPQNQAWVTKGANPNQSVSSPNASSSISWRAAILPYIEQSAVYEQIDFSRPVSSAVGTPSNLDLARQPMSAYLCPSDPYGGVTKSGNQYLWSNWAYPHSSNPRDQPVGVTHYKGVQGNGFDIPFSTSSYPHGMFDRREGAPLKIRDVLDGTTNVLFVGEISPEWYAWPTWMAWSSPMSTQRGVNYVHRVYSGGSQRTAAEHGWSDNLTANSRHPGGAHFLMVDASVQFVTESIDLVLYQNLGHPQDSKPIGGFAL, encoded by the coding sequence ATGCGTTGTTTTCTTAATCGCCGAGTTGTTCACCGCGGATTTACATTGGTTGAATTGTTGGTCGTCATCGCCATCATCGGCGTCTTGGTTGGTTTATTACTGCCGGCGGTGCAGGCCGCTCGTGAAGCCGCTCGGCGGATGCAATGCTCCAATCAGCTCAAGCAGATGGGGCTAGCGTTGCACAACTACCACGATAGTTTTGGCTCGTTCCCGCAGAACCAAGCGTGGGTGACTAAGGGAGCCAACCCCAATCAAAGTGTCAGTAGCCCGAATGCATCGAGTTCGATCAGTTGGCGGGCGGCAATTTTGCCATACATTGAGCAGTCCGCTGTGTATGAGCAGATTGACTTCAGCCGACCGGTTAGTAGCGCGGTCGGCACGCCATCAAATTTGGATCTCGCTCGCCAACCGATGTCAGCGTACCTCTGCCCTAGTGATCCTTACGGTGGGGTAACCAAGTCAGGCAATCAGTATCTGTGGAGCAACTGGGCGTATCCACACTCCTCGAATCCTCGGGATCAACCAGTTGGCGTAACGCACTACAAAGGGGTTCAAGGCAACGGGTTTGATATCCCGTTCTCGACGAGCAGTTATCCGCACGGAATGTTCGATCGTCGGGAGGGAGCTCCGCTAAAAATACGAGATGTCCTCGATGGGACCACAAACGTCCTGTTCGTCGGGGAGATTTCCCCCGAATGGTATGCTTGGCCGACTTGGATGGCTTGGTCCAGTCCGATGAGTACCCAGCGTGGCGTCAACTATGTTCATCGTGTTTACAGCGGGGGCAGCCAGCGGACGGCGGCCGAACATGGGTGGTCAGATAACCTCACCGCCAATAGTCGCCACCCTGGCGGCGCTCATTTCTTGATGGTCGACGCAAGTGTTCAGTTTGTCACTGAATCGATCGATCTCGTGCTTTACCAAAACCTGGGGCATCCCCAAGACAGTAAGCCGATCGGAGGGTTTGCGCTATGA